A region from the Kribbella shirazensis genome encodes:
- a CDS encoding aminoglycoside phosphotransferase family protein has product MDVTAVLAGQDLELELEVPDGIWFPDVEPTQRALREQHGIEAVVLTCVADDPITYLMAPIGAGVSTSDLTPWARTEWYGEALPWIDQHVTANGPWTQVKSWGLSNVLRIPTTDGDVYFKALSSASTRPDALPFLFANEPLFLQRASAARPGDVPAPLAVDEQRAWMLLPDLGTPLADDSDVAVWIDAVRNHARLQLSYAADPERLLTYSCSDRRLAVLDTALDHLLEPNVLTQQLDTTDQARLPDRAKQLRKAISELAAIGVPETLLHGDLHPWNLAVRDGTVLAFDWTDAALAHPFLDLVTFVKEELPLSADPRVRDAYLSEWEEYAAPTDLRRALTLAEELGTLYQTITYLHLVDHLSGPSRKAILGGGSVWLRKLLAVQDH; this is encoded by the coding sequence ATGGATGTCACGGCTGTCCTCGCCGGCCAGGATCTCGAACTCGAGCTCGAAGTACCGGACGGGATCTGGTTCCCCGACGTCGAGCCCACGCAGCGCGCGCTCCGCGAGCAGCACGGGATCGAAGCCGTCGTCCTGACATGCGTCGCGGACGATCCGATCACGTACCTGATGGCGCCGATCGGCGCCGGCGTGAGCACGTCCGACCTGACTCCTTGGGCGCGGACCGAGTGGTACGGCGAAGCGCTGCCGTGGATCGATCAGCACGTGACCGCGAACGGCCCGTGGACACAGGTCAAATCCTGGGGTCTGTCCAACGTCCTGCGCATCCCGACCACCGACGGCGATGTCTACTTCAAGGCGCTGTCATCGGCGTCCACCCGGCCGGATGCACTGCCGTTCCTGTTCGCGAACGAACCGCTGTTCCTGCAGCGAGCTTCGGCTGCCCGCCCCGGCGACGTTCCGGCGCCCTTGGCCGTCGACGAGCAGCGAGCCTGGATGCTGCTGCCCGACCTCGGTACGCCGCTCGCGGACGACAGCGACGTCGCGGTCTGGATCGATGCTGTGCGCAACCATGCGCGACTGCAGCTGAGCTACGCCGCGGACCCCGAACGGCTGCTGACCTACAGCTGCTCCGACCGACGGCTCGCCGTCCTCGACACCGCACTCGACCACCTGCTCGAGCCGAACGTCCTGACGCAGCAGCTGGACACGACCGATCAGGCCCGGTTGCCGGACCGCGCGAAACAGTTGCGTAAGGCAATCAGCGAGCTAGCGGCGATCGGTGTGCCGGAAACGCTCCTGCACGGGGATCTGCACCCGTGGAACCTGGCGGTGCGGGACGGAACGGTGCTCGCGTTCGACTGGACCGACGCGGCGCTGGCGCATCCGTTCCTGGACCTGGTGACGTTCGTGAAGGAAGAGCTTCCGCTGTCGGCAGATCCGCGGGTGCGGGACGCCTACCTGAGCGAGTGGGAGGAGTACGCCGCGCCGACCGACTTGCGCCGCGCGCTGACGCTGGCCGAGGAGCTGGGCACGCTCTACCAGACCATCACGTACCTGCATCTGGTCGATCACCTCTCCGGGCCGAGCAGAAAGGCCATCCTCGGCGGCGGCTCGGTGTGGCTGCGGAAGCTGTTAGCGGTGCAGGACCACTAG
- the ilvA gene encoding threonine ammonia-lyase, with protein sequence MIEAKDVARAADLLHDVVAPTPLEYSRWLSQLVGGDVFLKCENLQRTGSFKLRGAYVRMARLSKAERRRGVVAASAGNHAQGVALAAQLLGIKATVFMPNGAPIPKEKATRAYGAEIRFVGTSIDDCLTAARAFEAETGAVLIHPFDHPDIVAGQATTGLEIVEQCPQVRTVVVPTGGGGLLAGIASAMQRDGRPIEVVGVQASGAAAYPASLAAGEPVQLERMATMADGIAVGLPGIVPFETVQRYVADVRTVGEDSLSKAVLLVLERAKLVLEPAGAAAVAAVLDEPKRFTPPVVVVLSGGNIDPLLLMRVIRQGMAAAGRYLSLRVRIPDTPGGLATLLTQVAALDANIIEVLHERISETLSLEEVEVALQVELRGEDHRERLLAGLVANGYTYTLN encoded by the coding sequence GTGATCGAGGCCAAGGATGTGGCGCGGGCGGCCGACCTGTTGCACGACGTGGTGGCGCCGACGCCGTTGGAGTACTCGCGGTGGTTGAGCCAGCTGGTCGGCGGCGACGTCTTCCTGAAGTGCGAGAACCTGCAGCGGACCGGCTCGTTCAAGCTGCGCGGCGCCTACGTGCGGATGGCGCGGCTGTCCAAGGCCGAACGCCGCCGCGGCGTGGTCGCGGCGAGTGCCGGAAACCACGCCCAGGGCGTCGCGCTGGCCGCGCAGCTGCTCGGTATCAAGGCAACCGTTTTCATGCCGAACGGCGCCCCGATCCCGAAGGAGAAGGCGACCCGGGCGTACGGCGCGGAGATCCGTTTCGTCGGTACGTCGATCGACGACTGCCTGACCGCGGCGCGCGCGTTCGAGGCCGAGACCGGTGCGGTGCTGATCCATCCGTTCGACCACCCCGACATCGTCGCCGGGCAGGCCACCACCGGGCTCGAGATCGTCGAGCAGTGCCCGCAGGTCCGGACCGTCGTCGTACCGACCGGTGGAGGCGGACTGCTCGCCGGGATCGCGTCGGCGATGCAGCGCGACGGCCGGCCGATCGAGGTCGTCGGTGTGCAGGCGTCCGGCGCGGCGGCGTACCCGGCCTCGCTGGCGGCAGGGGAGCCGGTGCAGCTCGAGCGGATGGCCACGATGGCGGACGGGATCGCGGTCGGGTTGCCGGGCATCGTGCCGTTCGAGACGGTCCAGCGGTACGTCGCGGACGTGCGAACGGTCGGCGAGGACTCGTTGTCGAAGGCCGTCCTGCTGGTGCTCGAACGCGCGAAGCTGGTGCTCGAGCCGGCGGGTGCCGCCGCGGTGGCCGCCGTACTCGACGAGCCGAAGCGGTTCACGCCACCGGTCGTCGTGGTGCTGTCGGGCGGCAACATCGACCCGCTGCTGCTGATGCGCGTGATCCGCCAGGGGATGGCGGCGGCCGGACGGTACCTGTCGCTGCGGGTCCGGATCCCCGACACACCGGGCGGTCTGGCGACGCTGCTGACCCAGGTCGCCGCCCTGGACGCGAACATCATCGAGGTCCTGCACGAACGGATCTCGGAGACGCTCAGCCTCGAAGAGGTCGAGGTCGCGCTGCAGGTCGAGCTCCGCGGCGAGGACCATCGCGAGCGACTTCTCGCGGGCCTCGTCGCCAACGGCTACACCTACACGCTCAACTGA
- a CDS encoding alpha/beta fold hydrolase, with protein MPESYDEARAVIADLQRIVTPNGVQENFQLRAGGVDHWVYARGQDRSNPVIFFVHGGPASPLAPTAWQFQRPIEEYFTVVTYDQRAAGRTLRTVDPGAIADTLTIAQYVADAIELAEQVRERYGVPKLVLIGHSWGTIIATRAALDRPDLFHAYVGVGQVVDARANERLCFEYALDQAREHNHTEALEQLGSIAPYPGDKPVTRERIIVARQWAQYRGGLSAYRDDSLYFFGAPELSPEYTVEETETIGEGNEFTLGRVLDEMLAVDFTGVTQFPIPVLMFLGRHDYTTPAQPPAEWIAAVEAPYKQAIWFEHSAHLAPWEEPGKFLVSLLTYVRPLVS; from the coding sequence ATGCCTGAGTCGTACGACGAAGCCCGCGCGGTCATCGCGGACCTGCAGCGCATCGTGACGCCCAACGGCGTCCAGGAGAACTTCCAGCTGCGCGCCGGCGGCGTCGACCACTGGGTCTACGCCCGCGGCCAGGACCGCTCGAACCCGGTGATCTTCTTCGTCCACGGCGGACCGGCGTCGCCGCTCGCGCCGACGGCCTGGCAGTTCCAGCGGCCGATCGAGGAGTACTTCACGGTCGTCACCTACGACCAGCGGGCCGCCGGGCGCACCCTGCGCACGGTCGACCCCGGCGCCATCGCGGACACCCTCACGATCGCGCAGTACGTCGCCGACGCGATCGAGCTCGCGGAGCAGGTCCGGGAGCGGTACGGCGTACCGAAACTCGTCCTGATCGGCCACAGCTGGGGCACGATCATCGCCACCCGGGCCGCGCTCGACCGGCCCGACCTGTTCCACGCGTACGTCGGTGTCGGCCAGGTCGTCGACGCCCGCGCCAACGAGCGGCTGTGCTTCGAGTACGCGCTCGACCAGGCGCGGGAGCACAACCACACCGAGGCACTCGAGCAGCTCGGGTCGATCGCGCCGTATCCGGGTGACAAGCCGGTGACGCGCGAGCGGATCATCGTCGCGCGGCAGTGGGCGCAGTACCGCGGCGGACTCTCGGCGTACCGCGACGACTCGCTGTACTTCTTCGGGGCGCCGGAGTTGTCGCCGGAGTACACGGTCGAGGAGACCGAGACCATTGGCGAGGGCAACGAATTCACGTTGGGCCGGGTGCTGGACGAGATGCTGGCCGTCGACTTCACCGGTGTGACGCAGTTCCCGATCCCGGTGCTGATGTTCCTCGGGCGGCACGACTACACCACGCCGGCCCAGCCACCCGCGGAGTGGATCGCAGCCGTCGAGGCGCCGTACAAGCAGGCGATCTGGTTCGAGCACTCGGCGCACCTGGCCCCCTGGGAGGAGCCGGGCAAGTTCCTGGTCAGTCTGCTGACCTACGTACGGCCGCTGGTCAGTTGA
- a CDS encoding MarR family winged helix-turn-helix transcriptional regulator — protein sequence MTAMKVSGGTGETTADASADVREWRELLARHADLTCALDRALQAGHSLGMSEYEVLERLAELPEHSAKVATIAKSVHLSQSALSRVIGRLEVAGLVERHMCPEDRRAINVRLTDEGLQRQAEAQPTQRQVLAQRLHAPLIKTCEPVPSVDA from the coding sequence ATGACCGCTATGAAGGTCAGCGGTGGGACTGGTGAAACCACCGCCGATGCCAGTGCCGATGTGCGGGAGTGGCGCGAGCTGCTTGCCCGGCATGCGGACCTGACCTGTGCGCTCGACCGGGCGCTGCAGGCCGGCCATTCGCTGGGCATGAGTGAGTACGAGGTCCTCGAGCGGCTCGCCGAGCTGCCGGAGCACTCCGCGAAGGTCGCGACGATCGCCAAGTCCGTGCACCTGAGCCAGAGCGCGCTGTCCCGCGTGATCGGCCGTCTGGAAGTAGCCGGTCTGGTCGAGCGGCACATGTGCCCGGAGGACCGGCGCGCGATCAACGTCCGGCTGACCGACGAGGGCCTGCAGCGCCAGGCCGAGGCCCAGCCGACCCAGCGCCAGGTGCTGGCCCAGCGGCTGCACGCCCCGCTGATCAAGACCTGTGAGCCCGTACCCTCGGTGGATGCCTGA
- a CDS encoding MFS transporter, protein MTWDARLWGALLVVCGVIFLDGLDVSMVGMSLPSIGADLGVSLASLQWVVTGYVLGYGGLLLLGGRTADLLGRRRVFLIALAVFAVVSMLSSLATNPELLIAARFVKGVAAAFTAPAALSIITTTFHEGPDRNRALSIFTTCAASGFSMGLILGGALTEVGWRWTFLAPGPVALIVLLFAIKLIPNSPRDDAAGGYDVPGAITVTGGMLSLVYAVVGAEHAGWVSVQTIGLFALAAVLLAGFVAIEQRTKHPLVRLGILRNASLRRANLAILTVFGSYVAFQLIGTLYLQNLLGWSSFETALGFLPAGLLVATLSPNIGKVVDRVGTEKMIIVAMALFVAGYALSLRIGPESAYFSTVFPTIMLLGLGFAIGFPSLNIQAVSGVPDHEQGLASGLFNTSNQVGGAVVLAIVTAVISSQTAGVSAPTGVLSAYKSGLGVVTGIAALGLVIALSGLRGLKARRAAEEREAAELAAVQDELAAEEMTPAA, encoded by the coding sequence ATGACTTGGGACGCGCGCCTCTGGGGCGCTCTTCTGGTGGTCTGCGGCGTGATCTTCCTCGATGGCCTGGACGTGTCCATGGTCGGCATGTCGCTGCCGTCCATCGGCGCCGACCTGGGCGTCTCCCTTGCCTCTCTGCAGTGGGTCGTGACCGGCTACGTGCTCGGGTACGGCGGCCTGCTGCTGCTCGGCGGCCGGACCGCCGACCTGCTGGGCCGACGCCGGGTCTTCCTGATCGCGCTGGCCGTCTTCGCCGTGGTCTCGATGCTGAGCTCCCTGGCGACCAATCCCGAACTGCTCATCGCGGCGCGGTTCGTGAAGGGTGTCGCCGCGGCGTTCACCGCCCCGGCCGCGCTCTCGATCATCACCACGACCTTCCACGAGGGCCCGGATCGCAACCGCGCCCTCAGTATCTTCACCACCTGCGCCGCCAGCGGCTTCTCGATGGGCCTGATCCTCGGCGGCGCGCTGACCGAGGTCGGCTGGCGCTGGACGTTCCTGGCGCCCGGCCCGGTCGCCCTGATCGTGCTGCTGTTCGCCATCAAGCTGATCCCGAACAGCCCGCGCGACGACGCCGCCGGCGGGTACGACGTCCCGGGCGCGATCACCGTCACCGGCGGCATGCTGTCCCTGGTCTACGCGGTCGTCGGCGCCGAGCACGCCGGCTGGGTGTCCGTGCAGACCATCGGGCTGTTCGCCCTCGCGGCCGTCCTGCTGGCCGGCTTCGTCGCGATCGAGCAGCGCACCAAGCACCCGCTGGTCCGGCTCGGCATCCTGCGCAACGCCTCGCTGCGCCGGGCGAACCTGGCCATCCTGACCGTCTTCGGTTCGTACGTCGCCTTCCAGCTGATCGGCACCCTGTACCTGCAGAACCTGCTGGGCTGGTCGTCGTTCGAGACCGCGCTCGGGTTCCTGCCGGCCGGTCTGCTGGTCGCCACGCTGTCCCCGAACATCGGCAAGGTCGTCGACCGGGTCGGCACCGAGAAGATGATCATCGTCGCGATGGCGCTGTTCGTCGCCGGGTACGCGCTGAGCCTGCGGATCGGGCCGGAGTCGGCGTACTTCTCGACCGTGTTCCCGACCATCATGCTGCTCGGTCTCGGGTTCGCGATCGGGTTCCCGTCGCTGAACATCCAGGCCGTGTCCGGGGTCCCGGACCACGAGCAGGGGCTGGCGTCCGGCCTGTTCAACACCTCCAACCAGGTCGGCGGCGCGGTGGTCCTCGCGATCGTGACCGCGGTGATCAGCAGCCAGACGGCCGGTGTCAGTGCGCCGACCGGCGTGCTGTCGGCGTACAAGTCGGGACTCGGGGTCGTGACGGGGATCGCGGCGCTCGGACTGGTGATCGCACTGTCCGGTCTGCGCGGGCTGAAGGCACGACGGGCCGCCGAGGAACGGGAGGCCGCCGAGCTGGCCGCCGTACAGGACGAGCTGGCGGCGGAGGAGATGACGCCGGCAGCGTGA